The following are from one region of the Nymphaea colorata isolate Beijing-Zhang1983 chromosome 7, ASM883128v2, whole genome shotgun sequence genome:
- the LOC116257008 gene encoding transcription repressor MYB6-like, with product MRKPCCEKQETNKGAWTKQEDQKLIDYIQRHGEGCWRSLPQAAGLLRCGKSCRLRWINYLRPDLKRGNFTEDEDDLIIKLHALLGNRWSLIAGRLPGRTDNEVKNYWNSHLRRKLIRMGIDPNNHRLTRGLPIHHHRDVAAASCVISKATNPGSKAPDEKQQAVHSSGGNGNQTSSSDADSGLDNTSPALPDLNLELTMTTLPNSISRPHAHQPSSPVPPVAALEILHVSSSAQPLAHVQRDVEASCSTLALFR from the exons ATGAGAAAGCCTTGCTGTGAAAAACAGGAAACTAACAAGGGTGCATGGACAAAGCAGGAGGACCAGAAGTTAATCGACTATATCCAGAGGCACGGGGAGGGGTGCTGGCGATCCCTTCCACAGGCAGCAG GGTTACTCAGGTGCGGGAAGAGTTGCAGGCTAAGATGGATCAACTATCTCAGGCCCGACCTCAAGAGAGGCAACTTCACagaggatgaagatgatctcATCATCAAGCTGCACGCTCTCTTGGGTAACAG GTGGTCGCTGATCGCCGGAAGGCTGCCGGGGCGCACGGACAATGAGGTGAAAAACTATTGGAACTCCCACCTCCGGCGGAAGCTGATCCGCATGGGCATCGACCCCAACAACCACCGGCTCACCCGCGGCCTCCCCATCCACCACCACCGCGACGTCGCCGCCGCATCTTGCGTGATCTCCAAGGCCACCAACCCTGGGAGCAAAGCTCCGGATGAGAAGCAGCAGGCCGTGCACTCGAGCGGTGGTAACGGCAACCAGACGTCGTCGTCTGACGCCGACAGTGGCCTCGACAACACGTCGCCGGCACTTCCGGACCTGAACCTGGAATTGACCATGACCACCCTTCCAAACTCCATTTCCCGTCCTCATGCCCACCAACCATCCTCACCAGTACCACCTGTAGCAGCACTTGAAATCCTCCATGTCTCCTCTTCGGCGCAGCCACTTGCGCACGTCCAACGCGATGTAGAAGCCAGCTGCTCAACTTTGGCTCTGTTTAGATAA